From the Dama dama isolate Ldn47 chromosome 24, ASM3311817v1, whole genome shotgun sequence genome, one window contains:
- the LOC133046215 gene encoding double homeobox protein 4-like protein 4 yields MASSSSSSTSGGPIARGSRWRRLVLKLSQKDTLQALFQQNPYPGIATRERLARELGIAESSVQVWFQNQRRRWLKQSRRPTANMPQDREGAPGSTARPPSTPPRPQSSTQKDSAREARRKRTVISPSQTRILVQAFTRDRFPGIAAREELARQTGIPEARIQVWFQNQRRRWLKQSRPPSANMRQDGEGAPGSTARPPSTPPRPQSSTQEDSARGARRKRTVISPSQTRVLVQAFTRDRFPGIAAREELARQTGIPEARIQIWFQNRRARHPQQSTRGPGNGRARGPGGASATTAPAPEDRRAPPAVHSTSLPLGPSQTQESRPPLAAAAPLGAPTFWVAVPWAACSPADTAPWQPGPGAILPPLQPETHIRWEPESPVGEGTAPPLEPQPHPPSLPSSTNLLDEVLAATGILETQSPSLLEEIMAATFIQDTPWSSAGAAAREQGVEAILEAPLSEEDYQALLDMLPGSPGPRA; encoded by the exons ATGGCTTCGTCCAGCTCGTCCAGCACCTCAGGCG GCCCCATCGCCAGAGGATCTCGATGGAGGAGACTTGTTctgaagctgagccagaaggacacCCTGCAAGCGCTCTTTCAACAGAACCCCTACCCTGGGATAGCGACCAGGGAACGACTGGCCCGAGAGCTTGGCATTGCCGAAAGCAGTGTTCAG gtctggtttCAGAACCAACGAAGAAGATGGTTAAAGCAGAGCCGACGACCGACTGCAAATATGCCCCAAGACAGGGAAGGGGCGCCAGGGTCCACGGCCAGGCCACCGTCGACACCTCCTCGACCTCAGTCTTCCACTCAAA AAGACTCGGCCAGAGAGGCCAGGCGAAAGAGGAcagtcatctctccttctcaaacAAGGATCCTTGTGCAAGCCTTCACGAGGGATCGCTTTCCGGGGATTGCCgccagggaagaactggctcGTCAGACGGGAATCCCAGAAGCTCGAATCCAG gtctggtttCAGAACCAACGAAGAAGATGGTTAAAGCAGAGCCGCCCACCGTCTGCAAATATGCGCCAAGACGGGGAAGGGGCGCCAGGGTCCACGGCCAGGCCACCGTCGACACCTCCTCGACCTCAGTCTTCCACTCAAG AAGACTCGGCCAGAGGGGCCAGGAGAAAGAGGAcagtcatctctccttctcaaacAAGGGTCCTTGTGCAAGCCTTCACGAGGGATCGCTTTCCGGGGATTGCCgccagggaagaactggctcGTCAGACGGGAATCCCAGAAGCTCGAATCCAG atatggtttcaaaaccgaAGAGCTCGGCACCCCCAGCAGAGCACAAGGGGGCCTGGCAATGGCCGGGCCCGAGGACCAGGCGGCGCATCGGCCACGACCgctcctgctccagaggaccGAAGGGCCCCACCCGCTGTCCACAGCACCTCTCTTCCCCTGGGCCCCTCTCAGACACAGGAGAGCAGGCCACCCTTGGCGGCAGCCGCTCCTTTGGGCGCCCCAACCTTCTGG gttgcAGTGCCCTGGGCCGCGTGCTCCCCTGCTGACACGGCCCCTTGGCAGCCTGGGCCAGGGGCCATCCTGCCGCCTCTACAGCCTGAGACACACATCAGGTGGGAGCCGGAGTCACCCGTTGGTGAAGGCACGGCCCCACCGCTAGAGCCACAGCCCCATCCGCCCAGCCTTCCAAGCTCAACAAACCTCCTAGATGAGGTCTTGGCGGCCACCGGCATCCTGGAAACGCAG tcacccagcctcctagaggaaatcatggcTGCCACGTTCATCCAGGACACGCCCTGGTCTTCAGCAGGGGCTGCTGCACGGGAACAAGGAGTTGAGGCAATCCTGGAAGCACCCCTCAGTGAGGAGGATTACCAGGCCCTCCTGGACATGCTgccgggctccccaggccctcgggcttag